The Halotia branconii CENA392 region GCAATATTATCTCCAATTGGTATTTCTTTGCCATTTTTTGTGATTAGTATACAGTTTTCTGGTAAATTTATCACTTCGCCTAATGCCATTGCTCGTACAGCTAAATTATCAATTGATTCGTCCATATCTTTGTCAATTAAACTGACAACTTCTGTTAAATCTTTTCCTAAAGCTTCATCTTGATTCCAACCAGTTAGAGCTTCTGCCATTGGATTCATCATTTGGATACAACCATTGGTATATGTGACAACAACTCCATAAGCCATACTATTAATAATTGCCACCATTATTTGCTTTTCTTCCTGCAATTTTTTGTTGCTTTGATGCTTGGATGTAGCCATCTTGACGACAATCTGTAAGTCCGTCTCAGCAAGTAGTTTGAGAATATAACTAAAAGGCTCACTTAGACGTTTTGCATGTCATTTTATATATTCCGAATACTTGGTCAAATATAATACGTGTATTTGGATGTTATTCAGAATAATATCTGCTACTTATATACCATTTGTTTTTCCTGATAGACAGATATCAATTAAGACTAAATATGGACGAGTTTCTGCTACTTTTTTTATTGCCTCCTTGCTAGAATCCATGATTTATGCAACATTGTATCCTAACTTATGTAAACTATTTCTAATATTTAATGTTAGGGGCTTTTCATCCTCAACAACTAGAATTTTACTGGCGAACATGTTAGAATAGCCCGTTTGCTAAGGTGAATATGTTTTTTTAGTTTCACTCAACCTAAAAGTCAATAATTCTATGATAATCAATCTCTAATATATTGGGGTACTTGCTTGACTAAAAGTTTGCTTAATTAGCAACTATTTTATTTTTATTAGCCATAGCCTACAGGTTTTTTGGAGTTAGTAAAATTAGTTAGTCTAGCTTATGTAGTTAATACTCGTATTGAAAATAAAATATAGTTTTGAGAGATTAATTTCCGTAAAAACACTAAACTTAACAACATATTTGTGTCTACAAACAATACTTAAATTAAAAGTTACTAAATGTAGGTAAACTTATATGAATAAAACAATATTTAATATAATAAAATTACTCAATCCAGATAGGAAACAAAGATATTATGGCTCAATCGTATACGCATTACTTGTATAGGACTCCTATTTGATTAAGGAACACGATTCAGTACATATCTATCCCTTCTTAACTGTTCCCTACCTACACAAATAAACTCACCGAATCAAACCGGATTACTATAGTTAGGTATGAGTTGATGGGTGCATCCCAGTTTTTATTTGACAACAAGAGAATAAGTGTCATTGCGAGGAGGAACGACGAAGCAATCGCATTGACTTGTTTGTAGTCAGAGATTTTGCGATTGCTTCACTCCACTTCGTTACGTTCGCAATGACGTTCAAAAAAGTGGGATGCTCCCTGAGTTGATTATCTACATACACCATAGTCTGTATAGATTTTGATACAAATTAACTGATAATATATTTTTGTTACTAAGTATCCTTCAACGCCTAATTAAGTAACCTAGAAGTAACACCCTCAATTCTTGGATAAAGTCATGGTTGAGCAACTCTTAATTAATGATGATGATTACTACGTGCCAGATGCCAACCAGTTAGTCACTGAAGATGATACACCTGTGGACAATTTCGCATCTGCCAAACAACAACGCCTTTTAGTTGGCTCTCTTTACAGTTCTATACAAAGCCAGACTTTCGTAGCTGAGGCTAATGTAGGTATTTACTATACAGACCTTCAGCCCGCTATTGTACCTGATGTTTTTCTCAGCTTAGATGTCCAATTACCTCAAAGTTGGTGGGAGAAACAGAACCGTTGTTATATGGTGTGGCGTTTTGGTAAGCCTCCAGAAGTCGTCATTGAGATTGTCTCTAACAAAGAAGGTGACGAACTAGGAAAAAAACTAAAAATTTATGAACACATGCGGGCTAGTTACTATATTGTATATGACCCAAACCAGCAACTAAAAGAGCAAGTACTACGCATTTATGAACTTAGAGGAATGCGTTACTTTGAAACTTCAGAAACTTGGTTAGAACAAGTGGGTTTAGGTGTAACTTTATGGGAAGGTGAATTTGAAGGTAGACAAGATACTTGGTTACGCTGGTGCTATCAAGATAGAACTGTCTTACTGACTGGAGATGAACGCGCCGAACAAGAACAACAACGCGCCGAACAAGCTGAAAAACGTGTCCAGTTACTTGCACAAAGACTACGAGCTATGGGTATAGATCCTGATACTCTCTCAGATACTGATGTATGAGCGCTAAAAAATGTCTTGTCTTTGCGCTAATTTAAAGCTTAGAACAGCAAAAATTCTTTACTCGCTGCCAAACTTTCTCTAACAAATCAGGATCATTTGCATCAAACCACTCAATGTGGGAATATGCTCTAAACCAAGTGCGTTGTCGTTTAGCAAATTGCCGCGTATGTAAAACTGTTAATTCTTTTGCTTCATCTAGAGAAATATCCCCAGCTAAATACTGCTTAATTTCTTGATATCCCAAAGTATTCAACAAAGGTAAATCAGCACCGTATTTCTGACAAAGATATTCCACCTCAGCCACCAAACCATTTGCTATCATTTGCTCAGTGCGCTTGTGAATACGTAGCTCTAGCTTTTTCACATCACAGTCTAACCCAATTTGCAAAATGGGATAATTTGGTGGATTTTCTCCTTGCTGTTGAGAAATAGGTTTTCCAGTGATATAAAATACCTCTAAAGCTCGTAAAGTCCGCACAATATCGTTAGCATGAATTTTTTGTGCAGCTAAGGTATCAACTTGTTGTAATATTCCATAGAGCGTGGTTTGACCAAGAAATTCAAGTTGCGATCGCAGTTGTTTATCCGGTGCAACTCTGGGAATTTTCATGCCTTGAACAATGGAACGGATATATAAGCCAGTGCCGCCAACTAATAATAATGGTGAAACACTAAGGGAAGCAACTAAACTTTGTGCTTGTTCTTGGTAGTCTGCTACCGTCATGATGTCTGTGGGATTGCAGATATCTATTAAATAATGTGGTACTGATTTTTGTTCTGCCAATATTGGCTTTGCCGTACCAATATCAAACTCGCGGTAAACTTGACGAGAATCAGCACTTAAAATTACAGAACCCAACCGCATCGCTAAATTCAAAGCTAACCCAGACTTACCCGTTGCTGTTGCTCCACAAATTACAATCAATTTTGTCATTAGTTTAGTTGTCAGTGGTCAGTTGTTAGTGGTCAGTGGT contains the following coding sequences:
- a CDS encoding Uma2 family endonuclease gives rise to the protein MVEQLLINDDDYYVPDANQLVTEDDTPVDNFASAKQQRLLVGSLYSSIQSQTFVAEANVGIYYTDLQPAIVPDVFLSLDVQLPQSWWEKQNRCYMVWRFGKPPEVVIEIVSNKEGDELGKKLKIYEHMRASYYIVYDPNQQLKEQVLRIYELRGMRYFETSETWLEQVGLGVTLWEGEFEGRQDTWLRWCYQDRTVLLTGDERAEQEQQRAEQAEKRVQLLAQRLRAMGIDPDTLSDTDV
- the miaA gene encoding tRNA (adenosine(37)-N6)-dimethylallyltransferase MiaA, producing the protein MTKLIVICGATATGKSGLALNLAMRLGSVILSADSRQVYREFDIGTAKPILAEQKSVPHYLIDICNPTDIMTVADYQEQAQSLVASLSVSPLLLVGGTGLYIRSIVQGMKIPRVAPDKQLRSQLEFLGQTTLYGILQQVDTLAAQKIHANDIVRTLRALEVFYITGKPISQQQGENPPNYPILQIGLDCDVKKLELRIHKRTEQMIANGLVAEVEYLCQKYGADLPLLNTLGYQEIKQYLAGDISLDEAKELTVLHTRQFAKRQRTWFRAYSHIEWFDANDPDLLEKVWQRVKNFCCSKL